The sequence below is a genomic window from Anaerocolumna chitinilytica.
TAAATTCAGGTAGTTATAATATTTTAAAAATAATGATAAATAATAATAGAGTATCAACTTATGTATGGATTTTACTATCTATATTTATTGGTATAATACCTTCAATAAATGTAATTATGAATAAAAAATTAATTAATAATATATCCCATATTACAGCATATAAAGATAATTATTTTAAAAGTGCTATAATTATTTTAATAATAATGGCAGCAGTAAATGTATTATTAGAAATAATAACTAGTTTATCCGAGTATTTATATCAAAACTCTAAATCTTTATTATCTAGTATAATGGAAGAGAAGCTTTATAATACAATTTTGAAATATCCTATTGAAAAATTTGAATCTAATAATATTTACAATAAAATACTAATGGCAAGTCAGGCTATACAAATGAATAGCTTTGATATAATAAAATTAGTAATAGGAATTATGTCAAGTATTGTATCTTTATTATCAGTTTTCTTGGTATTATTCTCAATAAGCTGGTATTTACCGTTATCACTTCTTTTATCATCTATACCAAGTGGGATTGGAATAATTGTTATTAAAAAATATAGATATAAAATTCGTACAAGTATTTTAGAATATGCAAGGAAAAATCAATATCTTTCTTACTTATTTACTAAAAAAAATGCAATAAAAGAAATACGTATTTTTAATATTTCAAAGTATTTATTAGATGTATGGCGTAATCAGAAAAATAAATTAAGAAAAAAGGAAATGGATATATTAATTAAAGAAAATTATATGTCATTTATTGGGAAATTCGTAATTCAATTATGTATATCTTTAGTATCGATATATTTAATAAGTTTAATTTCATATTCTAGTATTACAATCGGAGATTATGTATCATTATTAACAGCAATGACATTATTCCAATCTTCTTTAGCTTCTATATCAGAGAATAGTGGAACACTGTATGAAATGGGAATTTATTTAGATGCTTTACTAGAAGTTATAAATGAAGATTTTGAGGAACCACCAATTATTAACACCAAAATTGATATTGATGAAATCCTTTCTATTAAATTAGAAAATATTAAGTTTAAATATCCGCAAGCAGAAAAATATGCATTAGAAAATATTTCTTTTGAAATAAATAAAGGAGATAAGATTGCAATAGTAGGTTATAACGGATCAGGAAAAACAACATTAATAAATATTATAATGGGATTATATACTAATTATGAAGGTAAAATAATCGTAAATAATAATGATTTAAATAACACATATAATAAACATAGTTATTATAAAAAGTTTTCTTGTATTATGCAGGATTTTATGAAATATGATTTAAGCCTTAGGGAGAACATAGCATTTGGAAATATTAATGAATTACATAATGACCTTAAACTAAAGGAGTTAATAAAAGAAACAGGATTATCTGATTATTTATCTTTTAAATTGGATGATGTTTTGTCCGTTCAGTACAAGGGAGGATTTGAGTTATCAGGTGGTGAATGGCAAAAGATTGCAATTGCAAGATCCATGATAAGTGATGCAGAAGTAATAATTTTTGATGAACCAACATCATCTCTTGACCCTATCTCAGAAGTGAAAATTTTCGAGCAATTTAATAATATAGCAAAAGATAAGACTAGTATAATAGTATCACATCGACTTGGAGTTACACAATTTTGTAACAAAATAATAGTTATGGATGCTGGAAAAATAGTTGAAATGGGATCTCACAAAGAATTGATGATAAAAAATGGGTTATACAAAACACTCTATACTATGCAGGCTAGTAAGTATCAAGTAAACAATAGTGAATTAAAAGAAATTATCTGAGTTCCGATAATGCTGAATAAAGGAGAGAATTTAATGTCGGAAGTATTGAGAGTAGAGGGTATATCAAAAAAATATGCCAATGGAGATGAGATAATAGAAGCTCTTAAAAATGTAAGTTTAACACTTCATAAAGGTGAAATTCTAGCCATAATGGGGAGTAGTGGTTCAGGTAAAAGTACTTTATTACATATACTTGGTGCGTTGGATGTTCCCGATGAAGGAAAAATATATTTGAATAATATTTATGAGAAAAACTATTGCAAAGAACCATATTCGACGCAAATCCGAAGCAAATATATAGGATTTGTATTTCAACAATTCAATTTGATAAACGATTTAACAGTTATTGAAAACATTTCTCTGCCACTTATTTTAGATGGCGTGGAAGATTCCTTAATTCATAAAATGGTAACAGAAAAATTAGAAATGGTAGATTTAATCGGAAAAGAACACAATAGACCATGTGAACTTTCAGGAGGGCAACAACAAAGAGTAGCAATTGCAAGAGCAATCATAACTAATCCTAAAATACTATTAGCAGATGAGCCTACTGGTAACTTAGATTATAATACAGCAAAAGACATAATG
It includes:
- a CDS encoding ABC transporter ATP-binding protein, coding for MSEVLRVEGISKKYANGDEIIEALKNVSLTLHKGEILAIMGSSGSGKSTLLHILGALDVPDEGKIYLNNIYEKNYCKEPYSTQIRSKYIGFVFQQFNLINDLTVIENISLPLILDGVEDSLIHKMVTEKLEMVDLIGKEHNRPCELSGGQQQRVAIARAIITNPKILLADEPTGNLDYNTAKDIMSLFIKMNNELKQSTIIVTHDPMVASYADRVLFFHDGILKNEYQTNNTDTDIDEIINLFRNLVTR
- a CDS encoding ABC transporter ATP-binding protein — encoded protein: MKINFWGKKVNSGSYNILKIMINNNRVSTYVWILLSIFIGIIPSINVIMNKKLINNISHITAYKDNYFKSAIIILIIMAAVNVLLEIITSLSEYLYQNSKSLLSSIMEEKLYNTILKYPIEKFESNNIYNKILMASQAIQMNSFDIIKLVIGIMSSIVSLLSVFLVLFSISWYLPLSLLLSSIPSGIGIIVIKKYRYKIRTSILEYARKNQYLSYLFTKKNAIKEIRIFNISKYLLDVWRNQKNKLRKKEMDILIKENYMSFIGKFVIQLCISLVSIYLISLISYSSITIGDYVSLLTAMTLFQSSLASISENSGTLYEMGIYLDALLEVINEDFEEPPIINTKIDIDEILSIKLENIKFKYPQAEKYALENISFEINKGDKIAIVGYNGSGKTTLINIIMGLYTNYEGKIIVNNNDLNNTYNKHSYYKKFSCIMQDFMKYDLSLRENIAFGNINELHNDLKLKELIKETGLSDYLSFKLDDVLSVQYKGGFELSGGEWQKIAIARSMISDAEVIIFDEPTSSLDPISEVKIFEQFNNIAKDKTSIIVSHRLGVTQFCNKIIVMDAGKIVEMGSHKELMIKNGLYKTLYTMQASKYQVNNSELKEII